From the genome of Scytonema hofmannii PCC 7110, one region includes:
- a CDS encoding NB-ARC domain-containing protein, producing MNFEEALEVADEAVFLNVGRRLSHVEITILKGSWENLTYEKIASEASYSVAYVKQHVGPDLWKLLTEALGEKVSKSNFRSALERQWRKSKNAEGVGGTLENSIQNSNPPFSPLAKGGLKGGAPLANEEFHRGADWGEQIDVSMFYGRTAELNILEQWLINDRCRLVALLGMGGIGKTSIAAKLAQQIQGSFEYVIWRSLHNSPPLFEILATLIQFFSNLEVSENDLPKSLNSRISLLIEYLLKHRCLIVLDNTETILRSGDRAGFYREGYEDYGLLIKRVGQEIHQSCLILTSREKPKEVASLEGQALPVRSLQLGGVEAVAGQKILEVKGIGGSKSELTTLVEHYAGNVLALKIVATTILDLFNGDVSEFLRQETAVFGSIRELLDQQFSRLSDLEKDIMYWLAINREPISLSQLREDIVLPIPLPKLLDALESLVQRSLLEKNTLMKNPVSLFTLQPVLMEYVTNQLVEQVCQEIATQNITLFRSHALIKTTAKDYVRQTQIRLILEPVIHGLLTDLRSKKDIEEKLTQIITKLQEESPLELGYTGGNVFNLLKQLETDLSGYDFSYLNIWQADLRSVELHNVNLAHANLTKLAFVESCGAILSVTFSPNGTLLAAGDTNGEIHLYQVADGQQLLICKGHKGWVWSVCFSPDGKTLASGSEDQTIKLWDTSNGCCLRNLAAHSGTVFSVAFSPDGDTLASGSEDNTVKLWNVSTGQVYKNLTGHTNWVFSVVFSPDGCTLASGSHDSTIKLWDTRTGQLLNTLHGHTKRVQSVAYSPKNSHILASASDDHTVKLWDTSTGECLKTLQGHSSGLWSIAFSPDGRVLASSSNDQTVRLWDCRTNQCFRILAQHSNRVLSVAFSPQGTILASGTFDQEIKIWEVESGHCLKTIQGYANWVFSVRFSPQGTTLASGTNDGKVRLWNSSTGQCFKTLKGHSNKVWSITFSPDENILASSSDDQTVKLWNISTGRCFKTLQGHTGGVLAVAFSPTSQVLASGGEDQAVKLWDISTGKSFKTLQGHSNRIFTVAFSVDDRILASGSDDHTVKLWDIHTGQCLKTLQGHTNRIYSIAFSPNGFILASASEDKTLKLWDIRTGECLKTLQGHTGWVRSVTFSPDCQVLASSSDDHTVRLWYVSTGECLKILQGHTGWVWSVTFSPKGDAIASGSHDGSIKLWDVLTGYCVQTLKDKRPYEGMNITGVTGLNEATVETLKALGAVESYPSGPPH from the coding sequence ATGAACTTTGAGGAAGCGTTGGAAGTTGCTGATGAAGCCGTGTTCCTGAATGTAGGAAGAAGGTTGAGTCATGTAGAAATCACTATCCTCAAAGGCTCTTGGGAGAATCTAACCTACGAGAAAATCGCTTCTGAAGCCAGTTACTCGGTAGCATACGTAAAGCAACATGTGGGTCCCGATCTCTGGAAGTTGCTTACCGAAGCACTGGGCGAGAAAGTCAGTAAAAGCAACTTTCGCTCGGCTCTAGAGCGCCAATGGCGCAAATCTAAGAACGCAGAGGGAGTGGGGGGAACTCTAGAAAATTCCATCCAAAATTCAAACCCCCCTTTTTCCCCCCTTGCCAAGGGGGGATTAAAGGGGGGTGCTCCCCTTGCTAATGAGGAATTTCACAGGGGTGCAGACTGGGGAGAACAGATAGATGTCTCTATGTTCTACGGACGCACAGCAGAACTCAACATACTAGAACAATGGCTGATAAACGATCGCTGTCGATTGGTAGCACTATTGGGAATGGGGGGAATTGGAAAAACTTCTATTGCAGCCAAGCTAGCGCAACAAATTCAAGGATCGTTTGAGTACGTTATCTGGCGAAGTCTCCACAATTCCCCGCCACTTTTTGAAATCCTTGCTACCTTGATTCAATTTTTCTCCAACTTGGAGGTTTCAGAAAATGACTTACCAAAAAGCCTCAACAGTAGAATCTCGCTACTGATTGAGTATTTACTCAAACACCGCTGTCTTATAGTACTTGATAATACTGAAACCATTTTGCGGAGTGGCGATCGCGCAGGATTCTATCGAGAAGGCTATGAGGATTATGGATTACTCATCAAACGGGTGGGTCAAGAAATTCATCAAAGTTGCTTGATATTAACATCTCGAGAAAAACCCAAAGAGGTAGCATCACTTGAAGGACAAGCTCTCCCTGTTCGTTCATTACAACTGGGTGGTGTAGAGGCGGTAGCAGGACAAAAAATTTTGGAAGTTAAGGGGATCGGTGGCTCAAAGTCAGAATTGACAACATTAGTCGAGCATTATGCAGGTAACGTCTTAGCCTTAAAGATAGTTGCAACGACGATACTAGATCTTTTTAATGGTGATGTTTCTGAATTTCTCAGACAAGAGACAGCTGTCTTTGGTAGCATTCGCGAGCTTTTAGACCAGCAGTTTTCACGCTTATCAGATTTAGAAAAGGACATCATGTACTGGCTGGCAATTAATCGCGAGCCAATTTCATTATCACAGTTACGAGAAGATATCGTATTACCAATACCACTACCAAAATTACTGGATGCTCTAGAGTCTTTAGTACAGCGATCGCTACTCGAGAAGAATACACTGATGAAAAACCCAGTATCACTCTTCACACTTCAACCCGTGTTAATGGAGTATGTGACCAATCAATTGGTAGAGCAAGTTTGCCAAGAAATTGCAACGCAAAATATTACGCTTTTTAGAAGCCATGCTCTGATTAAGACGACTGCAAAAGATTATGTACGGCAAACTCAAATTCGCCTCATCCTTGAACCAGTGATTCACGGTCTACTAACGGATTTGAGAAGCAAAAAAGATATTGAAGAAAAGCTGACTCAAATTATAACCAAGCTGCAAGAAGAATCTCCTTTAGAACTAGGGTATACGGGGGGAAATGTTTTCAATCTACTCAAGCAACTGGAGACCGATCTAAGCGGCTATGATTTCTCGTACCTAAATATTTGGCAAGCAGATTTACGAAGTGTAGAATTGCACAATGTAAATCTTGCTCATGCCAATTTGACTAAGTTGGCTTTTGTTGAAAGTTGCGGAGCGATTTTATCAGTCACCTTTAGTCCTAATGGTACGCTTCTGGCTGCAGGAGATACAAATGGTGAGATTCACTTGTACCAAGTTGCAGATGGTCAACAATTGCTTATTTGCAAAGGACATAAAGGTTGGGTTTGGTCGGTTTGCTTCAGTCCTGATGGTAAGACGCTTGCTAGTGGAAGTGAAGACCAAACAATTAAGCTATGGGATACCAGCAACGGTTGCTGTCTGAGAAATTTAGCAGCTCATAGCGGTACAGTATTCTCAGTTGCCTTCAGCCCTGATGGTGATACCTTAGCAAGCGGTAGTGAAGATAACACGGTAAAGTTATGGAACGTAAGTACTGGTCAGGTTTATAAAAATCTCACAGGACACACCAACTGGGTATTCTCTGTCGTCTTTAGCCCGGATGGCTGTACTCTGGCAAGTGGTAGTCATGACTCCACTATCAAGCTGTGGGATACCCGTACTGGTCAACTCCTCAACACTCTACACGGTCACACAAAGCGAGTACAGTCAGTAGCTTACTCTCCGAAAAACAGTCACATCCTAGCAAGCGCCAGTGATGACCATACCGTAAAGTTGTGGGATACAAGTACTGGTGAATGCCTCAAAACTTTACAGGGACATAGTAGTGGGCTTTGGTCAATTGCCTTTAGTCCGGATGGTCGGGTATTAGCGAGTAGCAGTAATGACCAAACAGTCAGGCTTTGGGATTGTCGCACTAACCAATGCTTCCGCATATTGGCACAGCATAGTAATCGGGTATTGTCAGTTGCCTTTAGTCCTCAAGGTACTATACTTGCTAGCGGCACTTTCGACCAAGAAATAAAAATTTGGGAGGTAGAGAGTGGTCACTGTCTCAAGACCATACAAGGTTACGCCAATTGGGTATTTTCGGTAAGATTCAGTCCTCAAGGTACTACGCTCGCTAGCGGTACTAATGATGGCAAGGTGAGGTTATGGAACAGCAGTACAGGTCAATGTTTTAAAACTTTGAAGGGGCATAGTAATAAGGTATGGTCAATAACTTTCAGTCCAGATGAAAATATCCTTGCCAGTAGTAGTGATGACCAAACAGTGAAACTGTGGAATATCAGCACAGGTCGATGTTTCAAGACTTTGCAAGGTCACACTGGTGGAGTCCTAGCAGTTGCTTTTAGCCCTACGAGTCAGGTTCTTGCTAGTGGCGGTGAAGACCAAGCAGTCAAATTATGGGATATCAGCACGGGTAAATCCTTCAAAACTCTGCAAGGGCATTCTAACCGCATATTTACCGTCGCTTTCAGTGTAGACGATCGCATTCTAGCAAGTGGTAGTGATGACCATACAGTGAAATTATGGGATATCCACACAGGTCAATGTCTTAAAACTTTACAAGGGCACACCAATCGAATATATTCAATTGCATTTAGCCCTAATGGTTTCATTCTGGCAAGTGCCAGTGAAGATAAGACATTGAAACTATGGGATATCCGTACAGGTGAGTGCTTGAAAACTTTGCAAGGACACACGGGTTGGGTTCGGTCAGTTACCTTCAGTCCTGATTGTCAGGTATTAGCAAGTAGCAGTGATGACCACACAGTAAGACTGTGGTATGTGAGCACGGGTGAATGTCTCAAAATTTTGCAGGGACACACGGGTTGGGTTTGGTCAGTGACTTTCAGCCCAAAAGGTGATGCGATCGCTAGTGGTAGCCATGATGGCAGTATTAAACTTTGGGATGTCTTGACGGGTTATTGCGTCCAAACTCTTAAAGACAAAAGACCTTACGAGGGTATGAATATCACTGGCGTTACAGGTCTAAATGAGGCAACTGTTGAAACTCTGAAAGCTTTGGGAGCAGTTGAATCTTATCCTAGTGGTCCACCACATTGA
- a CDS encoding DUF1016 N-terminal domain-containing protein codes for MQPLPKLLGFQQFLTRQQQQGWGAKVIERLAKDLKAAFPDKAGFSARNLKYMRTFAEAYPDEEFVQLVAAQIPWFHNCVILDKIKNNAKRVTSRITNY; via the coding sequence ATTCAACCGCTCCCAAAGCTTTTAGGGTTTCAACAGTTTTTAACACGACAGCAACAACAAGGATGGGGTGCAAAAGTTATCGAACGTCTTGCCAAAGATTTAAAAGCTGCTTTTCCAGATAAAGCGGGTTTTTCAGCACGTAATCTTAAGTATATGCGAACTTTTGCTGAGGCTTACCCTGATGAAGAATTTGTGCAGCTGGTTGCTGCACAAATTCCTTGGTTTCATAACTGCGTCATTTTAGACAAAATTAAAAACAATGCCAAAAGAGTTACAAGCAGAATTACCAACTATTGA
- a CDS encoding 3-oxoacyl-ACP synthase III family protein → MVYQPVGIRSLALSMPCIKRTNDYYREKYPDMIATAEQKSLARLFSLASSAPSNEFDQEMMPYLQDPFRGTIERRVLGSDESSLTLEYKAAKDALEAAQLFPHEIDLMIVASLIAEQIVPGNAAALAAQLGLTGAAWNLDSMCSNAIVALQTAGALVRAGEYRNVLVVLSCTYSRFIEETDTLSWFTGDGAGAFVVSSLESNQGILGTKIVHTAETCGAFFSELTQDAWGQERIFLRTGKNANKVLSNMAVPSIRTCCEGAVAAAGVTLDQINFFAFNTPTAWYASLCARALGIEMERTINLYPQYGNIGPVLPLSNLYHAAKLGKIHENDLVLLYTIGSVSNAGATVMRWGDVALGPYPCPPLKESQSSKLE, encoded by the coding sequence ATGGTATACCAGCCAGTCGGTATTCGCTCGCTTGCATTAAGCATGCCTTGCATCAAGCGTACAAACGATTACTACAGAGAAAAATACCCCGATATGATTGCTACTGCTGAGCAAAAAAGTTTAGCGAGGCTGTTTTCGCTTGCTAGCTCAGCCCCCAGCAACGAATTTGACCAAGAAATGATGCCCTATCTTCAAGACCCCTTTCGTGGTACCATTGAACGGAGAGTACTTGGTTCAGACGAATCTTCGCTGACACTAGAGTATAAGGCGGCAAAAGATGCCCTTGAAGCCGCTCAGCTTTTTCCCCACGAAATTGACCTCATGATTGTTGCTTCGCTAATTGCAGAGCAAATCGTACCTGGTAATGCAGCCGCACTTGCTGCTCAATTAGGTCTGACTGGTGCTGCATGGAATCTAGATTCCATGTGCTCAAATGCTATAGTTGCACTCCAAACTGCCGGTGCATTAGTGCGGGCGGGAGAATACCGTAATGTATTGGTGGTTCTCTCATGTACATATTCTCGCTTTATTGAGGAAACTGATACCCTCTCCTGGTTTACTGGCGATGGTGCAGGAGCTTTTGTCGTCAGTTCGCTAGAATCAAACCAGGGAATTCTTGGCACTAAAATTGTTCATACCGCCGAGACTTGTGGTGCTTTCTTTAGCGAACTTACACAAGATGCTTGGGGTCAGGAGCGGATTTTCCTAAGGACAGGGAAGAACGCAAACAAAGTCCTCAGCAACATGGCTGTACCTTCTATACGGACATGCTGTGAAGGTGCTGTTGCTGCTGCGGGTGTGACCTTAGATCAAATAAACTTTTTTGCATTCAATACACCCACAGCTTGGTATGCAAGCCTTTGTGCGCGTGCATTAGGCATTGAGATGGAACGTACAATCAACCTTTATCCTCAGTATGGAAACATTGGACCAGTACTGCCTCTTAGTAATCTATACCACGCTGCAAAATTGGGCAAAATTCACGAAAACGACTTGGTTCTTCTCTATACCATTGGCTCGGTATCCAATGCTGGTGCGACTGTCATGCGCTGGGGCGATGTTGCATTGGGTCCTTATCCTTGCCCTCCCCTCAAAGAATCTCAATCATCAAAGCTAGAATAA
- a CDS encoding ScyA-related TPP-binding enzyme has product MSAKSFPINKSKAKKEKLHTQRKFTPDRNSVLNYESGSDIFTPTQSSLTPSPVTNNQLNLQSDFVSVSVAFAIVKMLENMGVQYAFGVSGGAIVPLWHALQHSSIRVFHFRHEVGAAFAATEAYFVSDRPVVVFTTTGPGITNALTGLFAARWEGAKVIFLSASTSTSQRGRWSLQETSTYTMPSTGIFTKEPLFHYAATLESGDELPQICQRLARGLTQLGGFVAHLSIPTNIQTSSVNTSLPQVSLFFASAIATEETISKCADLLSQEPFAIWVGFGARFAAAEIRQLAERTKAMVMCSPRGKGIFPENHPQFVGVTGFAGHKSVLEYMREYRPVRTLVLGTRLGEFTSFWNPAMIPSQGLVHIDIDPQVPGSAYPFAETFAIQSDVRLFVKELLKHLSEEQNQSKTRSRSQPKRHVINPRSHSQVRPEVLMNAIQQIIVEGSDAVVMAEGGNSFAWAIHLLRFTQPGRFRVSTGFSSMGHMTTGVVGAAIAHHGKAVTIVGDGAMLMNNEVSTAVSYQIPAVWIVLNDGRYNMCAQGLNMQGYEGMDTAIAQADFAKIACGLGATGIRVERESEIQAALEKAMNSKSPVVVDFIIDPTQLAPIGGRIQSLISQGATNS; this is encoded by the coding sequence ATGAGCGCTAAATCTTTTCCTATCAACAAAAGTAAGGCGAAAAAGGAAAAACTTCATACTCAAAGGAAGTTCACACCAGATCGGAACAGTGTCCTAAATTATGAATCCGGGTCTGATATTTTCACTCCAACTCAGTCATCTTTAACCCCCTCGCCTGTTACGAATAACCAGCTAAATCTACAATCGGACTTTGTATCTGTCTCAGTAGCCTTTGCAATAGTCAAGATGCTGGAAAACATGGGAGTGCAATATGCATTTGGTGTATCGGGGGGAGCAATTGTACCACTGTGGCATGCTTTGCAACATAGCTCAATTCGGGTTTTTCACTTTCGTCATGAAGTAGGAGCCGCTTTTGCAGCCACTGAAGCATACTTTGTTAGCGATCGCCCCGTCGTAGTATTCACCACCACTGGTCCGGGAATCACGAATGCGTTAACTGGGCTATTTGCTGCTCGTTGGGAAGGGGCGAAGGTCATTTTTCTCTCTGCTTCCACCTCAACATCGCAGCGCGGTCGATGGTCTCTCCAAGAAACCAGCACTTATACGATGCCTAGCACGGGTATCTTTACAAAAGAACCATTATTTCATTACGCGGCTACTCTTGAATCCGGTGATGAACTCCCACAAATCTGTCAACGGCTAGCGAGAGGCTTAACCCAATTAGGCGGCTTTGTCGCCCACTTAAGTATCCCAACCAATATTCAAACAAGCTCAGTCAATACGTCCTTACCACAGGTCAGTTTGTTTTTTGCTTCTGCGATCGCCACTGAAGAAACCATTTCAAAATGTGCAGACTTGTTATCACAAGAACCATTTGCCATTTGGGTTGGCTTTGGTGCTCGCTTTGCAGCAGCAGAAATTCGCCAACTTGCTGAGAGAACGAAAGCTATGGTGATGTGTTCGCCACGAGGCAAGGGGATTTTTCCTGAGAATCATCCTCAATTTGTGGGCGTTACAGGCTTTGCTGGGCATAAGTCGGTTTTAGAATATATGCGAGAGTACCGTCCTGTACGAACGCTAGTCTTGGGAACACGCCTTGGTGAATTTACCTCTTTTTGGAATCCTGCAATGATACCTTCCCAAGGTCTTGTGCATATTGACATCGACCCACAGGTTCCTGGAAGTGCATATCCATTTGCCGAGACCTTTGCAATTCAGTCTGATGTAAGATTGTTTGTCAAGGAGTTGCTAAAGCACTTAAGCGAGGAGCAAAATCAGTCAAAGACCAGATCGCGATCGCAACCCAAGCGTCATGTTATCAATCCACGCTCACACAGTCAGGTGCGACCGGAAGTACTGATGAATGCTATCCAACAGATTATTGTCGAGGGAAGCGATGCTGTGGTTATGGCTGAGGGAGGAAACTCATTTGCTTGGGCAATTCACCTACTGCGATTTACTCAACCAGGTCGTTTTCGAGTCAGTACAGGGTTTTCATCTATGGGTCATATGACCACAGGCGTTGTTGGTGCTGCGATCGCCCATCACGGTAAAGCGGTGACGATTGTTGGGGATGGTGCGATGCTTATGAACAATGAGGTCAGTACAGCTGTAAGTTACCAAATTCCTGCTGTTTGGATTGTACTAAATGACGGGCGTTACAATATGTGCGCTCAAGGCTTGAATATGCAGGGTTACGAGGGTATGGATACAGCGATCGCCCAAGCGGATTTTGCCAAAATTGCTTGTGGTTTGGGAGCCACGGGTATCCGTGTTGAAAGAGAGTCTGAGATACAAGCAGCATTAGAGAAAGCGATGAACTCAAAGAGTCCGGTTGTTGTTGACTTCATTATCGATCCAACTCAACTAGCACCCATCGGAGGTCGTATTCAAAGTTTGATTTCCCAAGGCGCTACAAATTCCTAA